The genomic segment GGGTAGGAAAGGATTTGTCATTATTCCCGATAAGCGGGTATTACGATGAATCTTTGAACTATTACTTAATGAAAAATTATCTAATGATGGAAAAGGAGTTTTTAAATAAAACGCAACAAGAATCTTTTTATCAATCTTCAGAATTTTATGATCAATATGGTCGGTTCTATAATCGGGGAGTGGATTGTTATATTCTTGCAATTAATTATTCTCCTTTTCAGGCGACGGATTTAATAGGAGTCTCTACGATAGTTGGTTCGTATTTCACATCTCTATTTTCATTAAATTATCTGCCGATAGTCGACCACCAATATTCGAACTCCAAATTTCTAATTTATAACAAATATTTCGTATTGATTGATGAATTTGAAATTGAAAAGCGATACTTCGTCTTTCATACTTTTTGGGAAAAGAGCGGATACGATTGTTCAATTAAAGACAATACTCCAAACGCATTTGCTCGAAAACAGCCGGAATGTCTTTGGTCAAATAATATTTTATTAGGAATGGACTTTGCTATTCAATCATTACTAGATAATATGAAGTTAGTTGACTGACTTTACTTCTGCTACTCTTCGGGCTTACTTTGTTTGTAAAACAAACTCGTGCCGTTACAAACGTCAGAACGCCTTGATCGTTAGACGTCACAAATCGATCGATACTGTCGATAAGAGGATTTACTATGCGATTTATTTCAGTATTATTAATCGCGGTATTAACTACTAGCTGCACAATTAAGATGAATAATGAAATATTAAAGAAAGATGAACGAATAAAAGACTATCTTACAAAGAAAAACAGGTCAGGCGATTATCCGGGGATACAATATATCGTTACTTCTTCAAATTCAATACTGTATAATTTTAACATTGGATTGGCTGACATAAAAGAAAAACGACCAATAAGCGAGTCGACTACAATGATGATATATTCAATGACTAAAACATTCACAGCGGCTGCTGTACTTAAATTAGTTGATGAAAATAAACTCTCTATAGACGATTCCGTTGAAAAATATCTTCCAGAAATTCCATACGGAAATCAGTTAACAATACGTCATTTATTATGCCAAACGTCGGGAATCCCAAATCCTATTCCATTGAAATGGGCTCACTTGGTTGAGGAAGATTCTAGTTATAATGAAGACGCTACATTAAAATTGATTTTGGCTAAGTATCCGAAATTAGATTTCGCTCCTGGAAAGAAATACTCTTATTCAAATATATCTTATTGGATTCTCGGTAAAATAATTGAAGTAGTTTCAGGAATGTCCTATAAGGAATACATGAAATCCCAAATTTTTGCAAAACTAGATTTGCCTAAAAATGATGTTGATTTTGTTATATCGCTGGAATCAAACCATGCCAAAGGTTATCTGAAGAGAATTTCTTTTATGAATCTACTTAAGATATTTGTAATGGATGCAAAATATTTTGGAGATTACGAGGATAGTTGGCTGCATATCAAAAATCATTATTTAAACGGATCCGCTTTTGGTGGAATAGTTTCTTCAGCACAATCGGTGAGTGTTTTTCTCCAAGATCAATTAAAGACTGATTCTGTGTTATTCTCAAAAAAAACAAAAGAATTATTTTACGAACAACAAAAAGACAATGACGGCAAGTTAATTGAAATGGCGCTTGGGTGGCATATTGGGATTATTGATTCTAATAAATTCTATTATAAAGAAGGTGGTGGTGGCGGTTTCCACGGGGAGATGAGAATTTATCCTTCAAAGGGGATTGCTACCGTGGTAATAGCTAATAACACCGAATTTAATGCACGTGCATTTTTGGATGTAGTCGATAGAGAAGTTTTTGAGAAATAATGACAAGTCGCATGAGCATCGCCTCGGCCCTCTACATTCGAAGTCATTTCGCGCTCTAGTTCGGGGCCTATGGCTGTCACTTCGGTAGCATACACGGCTTGTGGCCGCCGTTGACGTCCCCAATGCTCGGCCGTGGAGCGGCATTGAATATCGAAAAATAATTCTTTATTACCTTTAAACTTGAGCTAAAAGGTTCTTGTCTGAAATTGCCTATCAAAATAAAATGGCATAAAAGTTCTTTACTCGTTCTGTTTTAATTGCATAGCCCGTAACGACCTAATTTACTATCATACAGATTATTTAATTTACCTGTATAGAACGAGGATAAAATTCATGTCATCTAAATTGTTTGTAGGCGGACTTAGTTGGTCAACAACTGATCAAACCTTACGTCAAGTATTTGAAGCTCATGGCGCTATTCAAGAAGCCAATATCGTAGTTGATCGCGAAACAGGAAGATCTAGAGGCTTCGGCTTTGTCACTTTTGCTGATCAAGAATCCGCAAAGGCAGCTATTTCAGAACTTAATGGTAAAGAAGTAGATGGACGAAACATCACAGTTTCGATTGCCGAAGAAAGATCAAGATCTGACCGTAATCGAAATAACGATAGGAAGTTTCAACGCGATCGTTGGTAGACTTTTTTCTATACTAATAATTTGATTAATTCTCTTGCACTGTTATATGCAAGCTGCAAGAGAATTAATTTGTAAAACATTTCTTCATTTCGCATAAACAATTGCTTTTCTTGTAAAAGCCTTCATTGCTTGCTCAGCGTTTAAGACTTCTCCAGCACATTTTCTATTTTCACTCGCCGCCGACCGTTATGCAGAAGATATTTGGACCTGCAACTAATCTATGAATTTACTAGCTTCACATATCGATTCTCTTGAAAAAATCCAAATTGGAAACTCTGAGCAATGGATTGCTATTAGATCAAAGAAAGTAGAAAATCCAATTTTATTGTTTTTACACGGCGGTCCCGGAACTGCTCAGATCTTCTTTTCTCGAAAGCCTCAGAAAGAATTGGAAGATCATTTTATAGTAGTAAATTGGGATCAAAGAGGGGCAGGAAAATCATTTAATAGTCATGTCCGAAAATCGGACATGACTATAGACACTTTCTTACATGATGCACAAGAGCTAATTGAATATCTAATCAAGAGATTTAGTAAGAAGAAGATTTTCTTAGTAGGGCATTCCTGGGGGAGTATTCTTGGCATAAAACTATCTGCCGCAAGACCCGATTTAATATTCGCATATATTGGAATTGGCCAAATAGTGGATATGAAAGAAGGCGAAACAATATCATACAATTATACTCTTCAAGAAGCTATAAAATCTAAAAATAATAAAGCAATTAGGGAATTAAGAAAGATTGGGCTACCACCATATCAGGATTTAAACTCTGCGGGAATTCAGCGAAAATGGTTATCGGCATTCAAAGGAACGATGCGAAAAGGAAATATATATAAGACAATCTTCATGAATATGACTTTGTCCGATGTTAGCATTTCATATATTATTCAATTTGTTAAAGGGATAATCTTTTCATTGGAAAACTTAGAAAGTGAACAGATGAATATAAATATTATGCAGGAAAACCCGAGACTTGATGTGCCGGTATATTTCTGCGAAGGTAGATATGACTATACGGTTCCTTTTGAGCTTGTGGAAGAATATATGAAAATATTAGAAGCTCCACAAAAAAAGATAATCTGGTTCGAGAATTCTGGTCACCTTCCGAATTTCGAGGAAGTGAAAAAGTTTAACGATTTTTGTATATCGTTGCTATAAATATTGCAGAAGTAATGCGAATTCCTTTGTGACACTTGCTTGCTCTATTGCAAATGTCAGGCCATTATGCGAAATTCTGTTCGACCTTATTCATCATTCTTTCTATTTTTGATCATCATATGAAAGATTATATTAAGTCATTATTCTTGTTCTTTTTCTTAAGTTATTTTATCTCTTGGGTGATCTGGCTACCTTTATATTTACCAAAATTTGGAATCAATTCTTTACCCATCTTTCCTTTTCATCATGCATTTGGTGCAATTGGACCGGCTTCTGCGGCATTTATTGTTAGTAAAATTGATCAAGGAACTTTAGGTATAAAAAATTTGTTTTCAAAAATGTTCAGATGGGAATTCGATCTCATCTGGTATATTGTCGCTCTATTCAGCCCATTTATTCTTCTTGCACTGTCTGTTCTTGCGAGATATTTCATATCATCCGAGATAAAATTGGCAGGGATTGGCGTAAGTAGAGAGTTCCCAAATTTTAACTTCGCTTTATTCTTTTTTTATAATGTTATTACATTTGGTTTCGGAGAAGAGATCGGTTGGAGGGGGTATGCTTTGCCGAAATTACAGAAACATTTCCAAGCATTTACTTCAACTATGATTTTGACCTTGGGCTGGGCTGTTTGGCATATTCCTCTTTTTTTCTATCGTCCTGGTTATATTGAGATGGGATTCTTCGGCATTATTGGTTGGGTAATGTCTTTGTTTACCGGAGCAATTCTTTTGACGTGGCTTTTTAATTCTACGCGTGGAAGTATACTCATTGTCGCTATATTTCATGGTACAATAGACATTGTCTTTACTTCTAACTCTATCGACACAATCATTATGAATATTACCGGTTTCCTTCTGGTTGTATTTGCTATTTGTATCCTTCTGTTTAATGACTTGAAAAATCTGTCTCAAGTGGATCGCCAAACAGATTAAGTGGATCCAGACGTGATTTCAACTAATCGTTTACGCTCCCGCGATGATCTCGATTGAAACTTCAAAATATCGGAGAACTTTGATTGTTAGGCGAAAGAAAAAGCAAAAGTATATTATTATTTGGAGCGTTTTTTAGCATATTCGCCCTACTAGGTATTTCAATAGATATTATAGTAGGAAGTTTTAATGGGGGTGGTTTATTGAAGTTATCTCAAACTGCTGTCGATAGATTTAATGAACTGCATTCAAATACAGTTTTGGGCCTATATAATCTCGATTTATTGAATATAATTATTCAAATATTATTAATTCCTTCTTACTTCGCATTATTCTTTGCCCAGAGAGGAAGGGATTTTGCTTTTAGTTTATTCGCTTTTGTTCTTTTCACTTTTGGAACAAGTATCATGGTATCAGCTAATGTTGCATTGTCGATGTTGGAATTGAGTGAAAAATATTTTAATACGAATAACGAATCTCAACGGTTATTGTATTCAGCAGCCGGAGAGGCACTGCTTGCGCAAGGAAAACATGGAAGTCCCTCTGTATTCCTGGGTTTCTTTATTCCTACATTAGCAAATGTACTAATGTCAATAGTTATGTTGAAAAGCAAAGTATTTGGAAAGTTAAATGCATGGATAGGAATAGTTGGTAGCGTATTCATGTTAATTTATATCATCCTGATTAACTTTAACTTTGGTATTAAGAATGTAGCGGTGTTTCTTGCTATGCCGGGAGGTTTATTGTTAATGTTATGGATGTTGCTATATACAATTCGACTATTTAAGCTATCAGTATAAACGCTTTTCCTATCAGCTAACTTTTTGCTTCCGCTACTTTCGTAATTTTTATTCCAACCCAAAATTACCAGTCTTGATTTGTAGTGTCCCAATTTCTCGGAGCCAACCAAAGTGCTTCTGCGATTGCCATTAATCTTTTTGAGTCAGATTTAAAAATAGCAGTCATGACCTTAAAGGCTCTTGACATCTTCTGCAGTCGCCAGCTCACCACTGTATAGTTTTCTCCGATTTTCGGACGCTCTATAATCTTACCTCGTATTTTGCTTAATACGATTAACTGAGGCTCATCTAATACAGCCGAAAATCCACCGGGACAGTCCAAAGCACCCCAAATCGCCGCGTCTCTAACAAGGCCATTCTCCGATGCAACCGTTTCGTCTGGAAGCCAATGTCCTGCCATAAGATTTTCAAATCCTATTTGTTCGGGAGCTGGGCCGACAAATATTCTCATTCCATCGCTTATTTCTCGCTTTGGACCGCATACAAAACATGTTGGAAATGGATGAGTTGTAAATCCCGGATAAAAGGCTGAGATCTTTTTTGTATCGTCCAAATCGGGAACTAAAGGTAATTTATATTCAGGAAAATCCTCGTACGTAATTGATTTCAGTGTTGCTAGAACTTTCTTCGAGTCGTCGTAGATTGCTCCTCGTTGTCCTTTTTCGGATTCTATAATAATGGATGTCTCAACAGGAGTTGGATTTAATAAACGTATTTCAGCTGCATTTGTTCTTACTGCTTCAACCAAAATGCCCGCAGTAAAACCACCGTTACCTGTTTTTGGTGGACCACAGAATCTTTGGGACAATACTGTATTATCAACTTTCATATTTCTTTCTCCGATTTAATATTTTGCTTTAGCTTAATAAAAGGTAAAAGTATAGGAACTGCTCGTTTATATTGCAGATACTTCTCTCCAAATATATGGACCAAATCTCTTTCTTCGAAGAATGTTCCTATAATGATGTAAAGTGTCAGGCCTGAAGAGAGAATGAGATGGCCTATATTCATAACCGGCGTACTCCATAGAACCAAAATTATTCCGAGCATCATTGGATGGCGCACTAACTTATAAAGTGAAGGTGTAACGAACTCCGCAGCGTGTGGTTCGGTTTTTATAAGATAATTCCAGGCTTGCTTTAGTCCAAAAAGTTCAAAGTGATCAATCAAAAAAGTAGAGACAACTGCCAAGAGGATCCCTATTAAAAAAATGAAATGGATCACATACATCCAGAAGTTAGTTTTAATATTCCAAATCTCAAAATTGATCGGTTGCCATAGACATGAAAGTGCGATCAAAGTAATACTAGATATGAGAACGTAAAAACTTCTCTCGAT from the Leptospira hartskeerlii genome contains:
- a CDS encoding Lp29 family lipoprotein, producing the protein MLILTGCYSYFSVEQTNLRFPKTFDKNQVEKKNIALIGFNQYEYFQDYFDVVHKPKNAVVLPGRRYYYPSRFLYRVPVAFKERYLMRNFGVGKDLSLFPISGYYDESLNYYLMKNYLMMEKEFLNKTQQESFYQSSEFYDQYGRFYNRGVDCYILAINYSPFQATDLIGVSTIVGSYFTSLFSLNYLPIVDHQYSNSKFLIYNKYFVLIDEFEIEKRYFVFHTFWEKSGYDCSIKDNTPNAFARKQPECLWSNNILLGMDFAIQSLLDNMKLVD
- a CDS encoding alpha/beta fold hydrolase encodes the protein MNLLASHIDSLEKIQIGNSEQWIAIRSKKVENPILLFLHGGPGTAQIFFSRKPQKELEDHFIVVNWDQRGAGKSFNSHVRKSDMTIDTFLHDAQELIEYLIKRFSKKKIFLVGHSWGSILGIKLSAARPDLIFAYIGIGQIVDMKEGETISYNYTLQEAIKSKNNKAIRELRKIGLPPYQDLNSAGIQRKWLSAFKGTMRKGNIYKTIFMNMTLSDVSISYIIQFVKGIIFSLENLESEQMNINIMQENPRLDVPVYFCEGRYDYTVPFELVEEYMKILEAPQKKIIWFENSGHLPNFEEVKKFNDFCISLL
- a CDS encoding CPBP family intramembrane glutamic endopeptidase, whose translation is MKDYIKSLFLFFFLSYFISWVIWLPLYLPKFGINSLPIFPFHHAFGAIGPASAAFIVSKIDQGTLGIKNLFSKMFRWEFDLIWYIVALFSPFILLALSVLARYFISSEIKLAGIGVSREFPNFNFALFFFYNVITFGFGEEIGWRGYALPKLQKHFQAFTSTMILTLGWAVWHIPLFFYRPGYIEMGFFGIIGWVMSLFTGAILLTWLFNSTRGSILIVAIFHGTIDIVFTSNSIDTIIMNITGFLLVVFAICILLFNDLKNLSQVDRQTD
- a CDS encoding serine hydrolase domain-containing protein, with the translated sequence MRFISVLLIAVLTTSCTIKMNNEILKKDERIKDYLTKKNRSGDYPGIQYIVTSSNSILYNFNIGLADIKEKRPISESTTMMIYSMTKTFTAAAVLKLVDENKLSIDDSVEKYLPEIPYGNQLTIRHLLCQTSGIPNPIPLKWAHLVEEDSSYNEDATLKLILAKYPKLDFAPGKKYSYSNISYWILGKIIEVVSGMSYKEYMKSQIFAKLDLPKNDVDFVISLESNHAKGYLKRISFMNLLKIFVMDAKYFGDYEDSWLHIKNHYLNGSAFGGIVSSAQSVSVFLQDQLKTDSVLFSKKTKELFYEQQKDNDGKLIEMALGWHIGIIDSNKFYYKEGGGGGFHGEMRIYPSKGIATVVIANNTEFNARAFLDVVDREVFEK
- a CDS encoding RNA recognition motif domain-containing protein; protein product: MSSKLFVGGLSWSTTDQTLRQVFEAHGAIQEANIVVDRETGRSRGFGFVTFADQESAKAAISELNGKEVDGRNITVSIAEERSRSDRNRNNDRKFQRDRW
- a CDS encoding methyltransferase family protein, translated to MNLSSDNTLKRITYIIFALISYMIYLFAMTVFILRLLDATQFLKVIAIEFQIELVWSIYLDIALIAMFGIPHSVMARAGFKKYFSRIIPLPIERSFYVLISSITLIALSCLWQPINFEIWNIKTNFWMYVIHFIFLIGILLAVVSTFLIDHFELFGLKQAWNYLIKTEPHAAEFVTPSLYKLVRHPMMLGIILVLWSTPVMNIGHLILSSGLTLYIIIGTFFEERDLVHIFGEKYLQYKRAVPILLPFIKLKQNIKSEKEI